The genomic region ATGTCCACGTGACACCTACTTCCCAGACTCTCAGGCACAGGATGGCAGACGAAACTTCCAGCACTCCCAGGCCTGTGCTTCCTGCCCTCTACTTGTAATACTGCAgcctatatcagtggtccccaacccccgggccgcggaccgatactggtccgtggaccatttggtaccagtctgcagagacataaataacttacattatttccactttatatttaagtctgaactatgttttatttttaaaaaatgaccagattccctgttacatccatctaagactcactcttgatgcttgtctcagtcacgtgatacatttattcatcccaccataaaggctggtccgtgaaaatattttctgacattaaactggtccgtggcccaaaaaagattggggaccactggcctataTCACTCAACAGCTCCAGGAAAAACGTTAACTTCAAATTCACTAATTTggtttatatgatatattttaattatgaataaGGTATAGAACTGCATTTTGGAGTCTTTATTTCACAGTAACTACCATCTTTGTTGCAAAATCAACTTCTACCAATTCCCAGTCATTTCCTATTCAAAGCAAGCCAGCCTTCATTCCCATCTGCCTAATATACCCTATTTCATAAACTGAACTTTTAAGTTTCTAAGAGCATAGCTCAAAAAGTGTTAACAGATCCAGACGAAAAGTTCTGTGTTATTTTCTTGACATCAAGAAACCAGAAAGACTTGAGAAAAAGTCAGAGAAACAACATGAACAAGAATCATGCATTAATATTTACTGATCTCATTATGTGTCcagcactattctaagcactttatatatttcatttaacccACGCAACAATTTTACAAGCAAGACAGATAACATTACTTCCACAAAaagggagtttttaaaaaattcatatcttatttaaaaaaatcaacttcaaCAATCTAAATTTATACAATTAAAACAAACAGCTTCTATTACTCTGTGATACTAAAAAAGTTACACATATTTTCACCAAATTTAGAGGGTATATTTGGAGTAATCTTACTTAAACTACAGGCGACAGGATACAAATGAAACAGTGCATGAGGCCTTCTCAGTCCTGAAGAGCTGGGAAGCCAGCTCCATCAGAGCGGCGGCGGCCACCCAGCTGCACTGAAGGCTTTGCTCTTGTTCAACTCTGCTCTGGGCTGAGTGCCCGCGGGGACTTACCCAACAACAGTTAGTGATTTTTCAGAGGACCTCTAGGGAAGCCAACTAGCGTtaacagaactttaaaaaaacaaaacctttagaCATGGAAAGAACGGCTATGTACTCCATTCATTAGGAGCAACAGTCTCTACTGTCtgaaaatggacaaataaaatataatctgcaGTGCCACCCCCAGACCTACTCAATGACTCTCTAGGGTCCACACCTAAGacagtctaaggcagtggtccccaacccccagaccggtccgtgggccatttggtaccggttcgcagagaaagaataagtaacttacattatttccgttttacttatatttaagtctgaacgatgttttatttttaaaaaatgaccagactccctctgttacatccatctaagactcactcttgatgcttgtctcggtcacgtgatacatttaatcgtcccaccctaaaggccggtccgtgaaaatattttctgacattaaactgatccgtggcccataaaaggttggggaccactggtctaagggacagtccgttttttgttggcttgagcaagcaatGTAATCAAAACCCCACTGTAAACAGCTAACAGCAGTATTCATGTCCTTAGAACTTGCTGAGGTCGTTCCAGTAAATTACGCTGTTCTTGCCCCAGACGGGATAGGAAGGAATTCTTTAAGGATGACACTATACCTTATTGATCTTCATAGCCCGGAGACCCAGCTTGGACCATGTACTTAAATCAGAGTTATACACAATTGTTGAATGTTGATTTAAGAGTGCACTCTAAATCCAGTAACTGTTGAAACTCTATTGCCAGATTCTAACGAAAGTGTTTAGTTTAATCAACAATGAAAATCTCTGGCTGTGCTTTCTAAGGGCAGATTGATCCTTAGACTCTTTCTTCTTCAGCTTTCTGTCATCCCAAAATACTGAGCTTTAAATAAAACTCTTAGGCATTGAGACTAAAAACTCTTCCAAGAGAGAAAATTCATATTTCACTCTAGTTTCCAAATACACTGTATCTCAATCCAGCATGGTTATAAAAAAATGCATAGAAACCTTGCTTCATTCCATTGGTGCTCAAACCTTACAGGTTTTCCCATAATGTATATGCGaggaacataaagagaaacatatACTGAATAGATTACACCTGCTCCCTTTCCAAAAGAGATTTGAGTCTGATACATACAAAGAAcacatagttttttcttattttttccctaagCTTACTGTGGTAAACACTTTATGATATATTTAAGTCAAAGAGATTATGCTGTgttatgctgtacaccttaaactcaTACAGTTCTGGACGTCAACTATATAGCAATGAAACCGGAAACACTAAAGATAGAAAATAAGGCGTGTGCAAAGATTTGTTATCAATGTAAATGCTGTCAGACAAAATCAGCTCttgagctggaggaagcactgtATAATGAAGAGTCAAGACACTTCAAGTTCCAAAGCTTGACTTTGTTTTGCATAAATCACATTATAATCTCTAAAGTCCTTTGCAAacctaaaaatgaatttttgagaaataaatagGTTCAAAAACAAAACTGGTTTAAATATGGACTATCTgaataataaatcttaaaaaaactttaaaaatcatgaCAAAGAAAACAGAGGAGTGAGCAAATATGCTAATTTTAAGGATTACTACTATAGTTTCTATAATCATAGAATCGTACTTAATGCTGAGCTTCCTGGtaaccaaagcaatttaaaataaataaataaaagatatcctGTTTATGTAAACTttgctaaaaaagaaacagaatactAATCTCTCAACAGAGAAAGATTTTCCTTGTCGAGAGCCCCCTCTGCTTTTATGTGTCTTAAACATGCGGTATTTACAATTAAATTGGAAAAATTGTTCTAGGGtttaaacaacaagaaaaaaagaagataattttaaaatattggtctGGCCCAACTCTttcacttttacaaaaaaaaaaacaacaacaacaacaaaaggccaACAAATCTACTAACTCGCCTCCAGCTAGAGAGGCTTCATGATCTTACCTCACCCTTTCGTTCATTTCTCTTCCCTACTAAGAACAGTCCTGTGTTAGCCACGAAGACAAAGAAAGTCAAATAAAGCAGTAAACTCATAAAGGAAGCCTCCAAATATTTCCCCTTGGTATTCCCAGTCCCCTCCAAATGAAGCCGTACAGAAACAGGGGTGATCAACAGGAAATTTCCAGCCTTCTGAACTGCTCCCGGGCACAGAGAATCAATCGTAAGGGCACAGATGTTAGCTCCGCAGCAGGCTGACCCACTCAGCTGGAGGGCCGGCCAACCCGCAGAAACCACATTCCCTCCAGCGCACCGGTCCAAACGGCGGTTTGTAAAGGAAGGGGGAACGGCACTGGGCAAGTTCCTGCTGCAGCAGACCGTTACTTCTCAGTCAGCAGAATTTCAGAGAACACCACCCTACGAGTGGGCTGGAAATGTCAGGTAAGGCAGTCTGCTCTGAGCGCCAAGCCGCCCGCTGCCCGCCGCCCGCCGCTCCACACACGCTGCCGCCGCGGACACTGCCTCCCTGAGACACTCAGGCTACCACCTCACTCCCTCGTTTCAACGCTGACCGTAGCTTTTAGCACACTATTGACCACGAAATTGAGCAGATACAATTAACACAAAACTTACAGAAAAAACAATGTatgcaaatattaattaaatgagTGTAATTTCCAATTCTGTGATGAAATTACAGATCTACTATTTGCCAAAAAGTCAAATTCATGATCCAATTTCAAAATTCCAATCTCCTCCTTTGTAAGTCagaatgattaaaatattttaatttgcctgacctgtggtggcacagtggataaagcgtcgacctggaaatgctgaggtcgccggttcgaaaccctgggcttgcctggtcaaggcacatatgggagttgatgcttccagctcctcccccctgtctctctcttctctctctctctctctctctctctccctctctctctcctctctaaaatgaataaataaaataaaaaaataaaaaaataaaaatttaaaaaaaaaaaaattttaatttgctaCTACTTACTGTAAAGAGAAAACTTGTTTTTAACCCTTTCCTCCTAGTTTGGAATATGAAATTTCCAAAGGAAACTCCTACAGCTTAGAGTTAACAACAGTAACACTGGTCAATCATGTAAACATCATTCTTCCAGAAGTAGTTTGCCCTGTCAATATAAAAGCACCtaacacattttattcattatagattagaaagaaaatcaatgtcaataattattagaaataaccAATAATAATCCAAAAAGTTAACGCATACCTGTAAAATCTCAAGAGTAAGGTGCTACCAAGAGTTATTTATTGGTCACACAATACTTCTACCATAAAGTTCATTTACTTCTTAACATTTCTCTCTAAACAATCAATTGCCTTATATGCATACACAGCACTTTACATAATGACATTTCAGTAAAGGCAAAATCATGTCCCAACGGTAAAAACaccaacaaataagaaaactttcAAATGGTAATTTTTCAATACCAATTTTCAGGTAATAAATACGTGGACCACACcgacaaacaagaaaaaactgaGACCCGGTCAACCCCAGGGGCTAACTTGGAAGAAGAGATGCACAAACTATGAATGAGTGCCTCATCAGAACCCTCTGCCAGACAGGACTGTCCCAagttagaatattaaaaaaataacttgctaCTGTACAtgatatgtttataaatattttcctacaaccttctatatatttttctgtatcatAAAGAGCTTGCCTTTAGATAATGGTGATATTTAATTGCCAAGCAATCTGTTATTTTCCTCACTGAGCTACTGATTCACCCTACTAAAATGAAAAGCAGTACTTGTTGCAGAGGCTAACTCAAGAACAAGACTCACCTTGGGTGCAGCCTTCGCCTTCAAACCGCCATTCTCCACGACGCTGAGCTCCAGTCTGCCGTCGTCCTTGCTTCCGATGGACCTCAGTCCTTGTAAAAGAATCTCGTGTAGATTTTGATACAGAGGTTTCTCTGCATACTCCAGTAACTTCACTGTCTCCATGTATTTAGCAATTTCATCTAAAAGAATAGCATACttactttgtaatttttaaatcataaatataaCGTATTTATCCCTCCTAAGAAAACAATCTATGGTTATAGCTAAATTAGAACTAAAATGTATAGCTCGTTAAATGATGTTTTTTCGATCATATTTTCAATGAAAAGTTTGGTTTTGAACTCAGGCACTGTCAGATaatagtcaaaataaaaaatgttttgagatacaatgtaaaaaaaaccacatttttgCAATTGTGAGTCAATAAGAAGACatacttaaaatttaaacatgCATAAAAATAACTGCTTCATTTTTAAAGCTATCAAAACTACTTAAGGACCTAGAACATAGATTATGAAAATGTGCTTACGTACAAAGAACATCATAGCCACTGtttttttcccttggcttctttGTGTAAATGAGATATAAAACATACCGAAAACAGGCTGAAGAAAGAAGTACGGTCTGGTTTTCCCGTGAAGAGAAAGACCTCCTCCTGAATGATCAAAGGCTCCTGTACGGTGAGGCAGAACCACACCCACAGGAAGAAGCCGTACCAGGCAAGGCCAGCACTTCTCAGCACCGGGTTCTGAGGACCGAAGCGACACACAGGTCGCTAAGAGTAGATAAGTGTTCTCACCCTAAAACAAGCTAACTGTGTGAGGTAACAGATGTGTGCATTATCTTGATTTTCATAGTCATTctacaatgtatatgtatatcaaaacatCATGCGATACactttaatatatacatttatgttgTCAATGactcctcaataaattaaaaaataaaaacatgcagaACACCCAGGCAACAACACGAACAAACTTCACAAACACAACTCCGAGTGAAAGACGGACACTCAAACGGAACTAGACTGGCAATTCCATAAGGGCAGGATTTTATGTCTTATTCATGCTATAATTTCATTTCCATGTAGTTTGGAAACCAGTCTGGCATTGGAAGCTGGGTAGTGATTCATTAGGCTAGAGGGACAGGCTGGGACCAAGGGCGAGTTTCTTGACACCTATAACGTTCCATTTCTTGATGTAGCTGGTAGGTCGCAACTTGAAATAGCATGAGATCCGGGTGGACCTCCATCAGAGAGAGACAAGTAGGTGAAGCCTTGAAAAGACCTCTAACTACATCCAAACTGACCACGTCACGCCACCTCCATGCCACCTCGGGCTTGGGCTGGGTTGTGACAGGAGCCTCCCAACCTGCTCCTGCCCGTACCTGTCCCCGCTCCCTGGGCAGTCCCCCCCTCCAAACAGAGCTGGGCAGATGGCCCTTAAAGACAGACAGTTCAGGTCGCTTTTCCGCTCCGAGCTTCACACTCTCGCTCCAAGGCAAGCCAAAGCCCCTGCGATGGCCTCAAAGGACGCCCTGCTCAGAGACGCGGGCGTTCTGCCCTTCCGCCTGGACCGCTCTTCCCAGGCCCCCGCGGGcgcaccctctctcctcccccaccggCCCCGGGGCCCCCACCTCAGCAAGGCGCGCTGCCCACCCAGTGCCCAGCTccagccctcctccctgcctcactCCTTAATCCCACCCCTGTTCTTGTTCCCTAGTGCTAACCACATACGGCACTGTAAAATTCACTCATTTGTTTACTATCTACCCCTTCCAACTATTGCATTAGcgtcagaaaaacagaaatcttTACTTTCTGTTCACTAGTGTATCTCTAGTGCCTAGAATGATCCCTGGCACATAATGAAACATCAATAAGAAAACAgctgaacgaatgaatgaaatCTGGCCCCCTTCCTGAAAGCAATGAATAATTGAATGAAACCCAAGCATTCCTGCAGCCTCCTTCGGAAAGGGGAAGTGCTCTTCTGATGAGAGCAGGCCCCAGCACAACTCCACCTCAACTCGTACATCAAGAGACATTCCACAGACACCTTTTCTCTCGGAAAACAAAATCTCTACGAATATGTAAAAAGTCTTTTCCTACCTGGCTTATTTTTCTCAGGAAAACATTTGTCCATCAAACCTGCAATATTGTCTCTGTACctgttaaaaattaaagaataagtcATTCTTTGAAGCTTGATGCCACAGAAAGTTACTGATACTGAATAATAGTAAACGGCACATTAAGCAAGCACTGTGCTACAGCCTAAATATGCTTGTAGACATTCTTCTAAAATCACCTGAacaggcctggccggttggcttggtggtagagcgtcggcctggcgtgcagaagtcccgggttcgattcctggccagggcacacaggagaagcgcccatctgcttctccacccctccccctctccttccactctgtctctctcttcccctcccgcagccgaggctccattggagcaaagatggcccgggcgctagagtggctctggtcgcaacagagcgtcgccccctggtgggcgtgccgggtggatcctggtcgggcacatgcgggaatctgtctgactgtctctccccgtttccggcttcagaaaaatacagaaaaataaaataaaataaaataaaatcacctgaacaaaagacaaaaaaatcttACTATTTAACAGGTCCTTTGCTACTTCTCCATTAGGATCAGTTTAAGCTACAGCCCCAGTTACGACGTTCTGACTGGAGAACATTTGCCCTCTCTAGAGCTGGCCCAAGGTAACCCAGAAGTGCCCTTTACCTAATTTTGGAATCGCGGACATAGCTGGGGTCCCTCAGGTTGTCCTCCCACGGCAGGTGGCCGCTGAGCCACTGGATCATGCAGTAGCCCAGGATTTCCAAGTCCCCGCGTCTCGATGGGGCTACGGGCACGGGAGCAGATTAGGCACGCGGAAATAACTTCAAGCACGCACAGAGCGAGAGGGAGCGGTCTGCTCTGCAGTCCTGTTTCTCACCAGCAAACTTTGGCTACATTTAGTAAAAGTATTGAATACTGGGTAGTATCAAAAAAATAGTTTACCTATAACTAACAATTTATTTGAAAACCCAAACAGGCAAAATCTAGAGTTTTAAACTGAGACCACTAATctgggaaataaaatataaaacaatgacaCACTTAATATTGCCCTTGGAAAACCTGAAGGTCTTAAAAATGCTGTGAGCTATTAAGAGGGCTGGAGACCTGGGGGTCTCAGACCTCCGTGTCCccgtgtccccctcccccccctccagtgttgggcacagaagaaagaaaCGGCTGCTGAATGGACTAACCTGACAGGTTTACCGATTACAAAGGTGTGGCTGCATGAGAAACTCAAACTGTTACCGGGAGAGACAACAACTTCCCAACTAAGGTAAATGGAACCGGAAAGAAGTCCTCACTGCGGCTCTCTGAGCCACCTTCACTGCCAAACCTGCCTGTCTCTGCAGCCTGGGAGGACACGGGAGGACACGGGAGAACTCACCCGCCCCtcgtccccgccccgccccgccccgcccctttgCTCTTCCCCGCTGGGTTACTTGTGCAGAACTCAGAACCGCCAGGCTGTGTAGCTCTTGTTCTACCGCCGCTGACATACCCACGCCATTGTGCGCGTCGATGCTGGTGAACTCAAGAGTGCCATCGTGACATCTTTTGGGGTCTTCCTTGTATTCTTTATGAATTCCTTCTGGGCAGTACCGATACGCAAGGCCATAATCTACCAGGTACACCTACAAATTCCCAAGCACCCAGACAAATGAAAGCCGGAATGGTTGCATAGTCTTataaaagctaaaaacaaaataCTGTCACTTAAGCACTACAGCAGCCCAAACAAGTTAGATTCTATATGCAAACGAAAGCAAAGACTCATTCTGACTTTATTTAAAGGAAAACGTTAGATGGCCATGTAGCTATTGTCCAGAGAGTATTACCTGACTTTGTATTCTTTTTGGATTAATATGTGTTACACTTGGAATTAATCTTGTCTCCTCTATTTGACAAGGATTGTACCTCACACTTCTTACAGTCTGAAAGACTGAGCCCAGCGTAAAAGCAGCAGGACCTGTCGCGATACACATGCCCCACGAGACACCTGCACCATGCGCCTGCCACCCTGACTTAGAGGGCACGGGACACATCAGTTGTCTTCTAttcctctgcctcttcccttGTAAAATCTCAAACATCAATTCACTTCATAACAGTATTTCAGATTATAAACATCTCAAGAACTTTTGGATGAGGCCCTTAtctacattaaaatattatatattaaagtcAAGTCTTCAAAATTAAACCTCAATTTTaatgagatacacacacacatctgtggGCATGCGCGTGTGAGCTGATCAGCACAGCAATCTAATAACTTTGTCTTTCTTCTACACCGCAGCCTCGTGTTACACTTCCAGTTCTGGGAACTGTCTCCCAAACGTATGCAGTTGGTCACAAGAGAGAAGTGTAGTAAAATTAGAGGGATGAGTCGAGCACATACATCTAATACGAGAAAAATAATCCCACCCAAAGCACATGCCCAAAGACTAACAGAGCTGCAAACATATTTCCATAGAAACAAAAGGCAGCAGGTTTTAGTCAGCTGTAGACTGAAACGGGTGGTGCTGTTATTTATTATGTCCAGTCTATTTCAACTCACAGAAACCGTATCACTCAGCTTCTtagcgatgttttatttttaatccaaagCAAGGAGGCTGGAAATGCTGTGACTGCCCTAAGGCTTCTCCATGAGCAAGCTTTAGTTGAGAACCTTCTCCTGTACCTGCACACAGACCCCCTTTGGCCACCACAGCGGCGATGGAGGCGGGAAGCCAACACGTGAgggcagaaagagaagaggagacagagggcaAAGGGGAATCTAAGGCCGAAGTTAGAGAAGGCGTTGAGGAAAAGATAAGTGTGGACTACTGACAAAAACACACTTAGAATGTTTAAATCATCTTTTCTCAGACAAGATGGAGTAAGAAGAGAGAACACTCAGAATGGAGTCAGTGCAGCGGCTCAACAATGAAATGTCACCTAAACCTCACCACAATCACAATCAGTCACAATTCAATTGTCTAGATCCCTCTACTGCAAGTAAAGTAGCtcaaataaaggtaaaataacattagcttttttcctctccttaaaaagtaaaaattacaaaGGGAATgtaataaactaaaagaaaatgcaaatctgaaTTCCAAACACTAAGGGCATACAAATTTCGACAGCTAAGATATTTCTGTAAACCAACTGATTTGAATAATCAACATGTTAAAGACCAAATTTCCCAAGAAACAGAACACTTACACTTGATGGATTTCTTgaacaaaggaaacagaaaactgACAAAGCAGACAGGCAGACATAATTCATTGGTACACTATGTAATTTTAAGCTCCCACCCCCAAATCGCTGTTTGAAATTCACTCTGTATCACAAGCACTTCTTCTGAATATTATTTAGGGCAAACTAGCCAACTTGATAAAGTGCCAACAAATTGCATCAAAAATGTAGAATGTTAACTAGAGAAAAGTGTCAAGAAgaaatattattattaccatATCTACTTCAAAAAGTAAAACTTCTGCATGGGTTCAGAAGTTCAAAGCAAGTCTATTTGTTTTGAGACAGCAGGTTTTAAATAGTAGAAATTAAAGCCAGAAGCTCACCTGGTCAGGATTCTTGCAGCTCAGGAGAAGGTTGGAGGCCTTGATGTCCCCGTGGACGTACTCGTGCTCATGGATGTACTCCAGGATGTCCAGCTAGGAGAGCAGCAGAGGGAGTTAGTGCAGTACCAGCGCCAGCCAGCAGAGGACCGAGCCTCAACGCAAGAGCTTCCCTGGCTGAAACGCAACAAACACAGAGCTCACGCACAATTCTTAAGCTCAGCTGCAAGACAGTTTTCCGAGAAAACCTTTTGGCATTTGCTTCATATATCTTCTGAAGATCACTCCCAAAACGATCCATTACCATAAACCTGTAACTGAAGAcaaataaagtcaataaacaaaatagaattctGAAAAACTACCTTTGAATAATCTCCTTGTCAAAGTAGTTTTTCAAGGCAATGTTTaggacaggagtccccaaactaaggccagtgggccgcatgcggccccctgaggccatttatccagccccgtcgcacttccggaaggggcacctctttcattggtggtcagtgagaggagcatagttcccattgaaatactggtcagtttgttgatttaaatttacttg from Saccopteryx leptura isolate mSacLep1 chromosome 6, mSacLep1_pri_phased_curated, whole genome shotgun sequence harbors:
- the LOC136376546 gene encoding serine/threonine-protein kinase VRK1 isoform X2, with translation MPRVKAAQAGRQGPAKRRLAEQFAAGEIITDLAKKDWKLGPPIGQGGFGCIYLADKNSSKSVGSDASFVVKVEPSDNGPLFTELKFYQRAAKPEQIQKWIRTRKLKYLGVPKYWGSGLHDKNGKSYRFMVMDRFGSDLQKIYEANAKRFSRKTVLQLSLRILDILEYIHEHEYVHGDIKASNLLLSCKNPDQVYLVDYGLAYRYCPEGIHKEYKEDPKRCHDGTLEFTSIDAHNGVAPSRRGDLEILGYCMIQWLSGHLPWEDNLRDPSYVRDSKIRYRDNIAGLMDKCFPEKNKPDEIAKYMETVKLLEYAEKPLYQNLHEILLQGLRSIGSKDDGRLELSVVENGGLKAKAAPKKRKREAEKSGASSVEDMECSDAQTEGGMHTRSKKRKRVQK
- the LOC136376546 gene encoding serine/threonine-protein kinase VRK1 isoform X1 produces the protein MPRVKAAQAGRQGPAKRRLAEQFAAGEIITDLAKKDWKLGPPIGQGGFGCIYLADKNSSKSVGSDASFVVKVEPSDNGPLFTELKFYQRAAKPEQIQKWIRTRKLKYLGVPKYWGSGLHDKNGKSYRFMVMDRFGSDLQKIYEANAKRFSRKTVLQLSLRILDILEYIHEHEYVHGDIKASNLLLSCKNPDQVYLVDYGLAYRYCPEGIHKEYKEDPKRCHDGTLEFTSIDAHNGVAPSRRGDLEILGYCMIQWLSGHLPWEDNLRDPSYVRDSKIRYRDNIAGLMDKCFPEKNKPDEIAKYMETVKLLEYAEKPLYQNLHEILLQGLRSIGSKDDGRLELSVVENGGLKAKAAPKKKRKREAEKSGASSVEDMECSDAQTEGGMHTRSKKRKRVQK